A section of the Cololabis saira isolate AMF1-May2022 chromosome 6, fColSai1.1, whole genome shotgun sequence genome encodes:
- the uggt2 gene encoding UDP-glucose:glycoprotein glucosyltransferase 2 isoform X4, which produces MQDLSFQAAARIMSLPKFDTLKVMRDLSQNFPSKARSLTRVAVKQEMRKEIEENQKFLSETFGVHPGDGELFINGVHIDLDIHNPFSILDILREEARVLEGLHNLGVKGEDRGQLLRLPVNTLDDSYVLDIRHPAIMWMNDIENDHMYQSWPSSVQELLRATFPGVIRQIRRNFFNLVLFLDPLQEESVELLKLAELFYKHKIPLRIGFVFVVNPKDEIDGFSDAGVGFYRLLNYVADEYDISQAVMSMVSLYNKVDVGETLSSDTITAYLKRKYPKASAERILGVDSEYDYKRKDGARFYKKSGLDTPPLALFNGVPLNPDEMDPEELETIILQRIMDTTTAFQRAVFMGQLSEGSDVVDYLMEQANVVPRMNPLILSTDRKYIDFTRTPVVDDWDDTTMFTFLDSRDKTAVVAKRLKYFTNSDPDGLTAVSMWIVGDFEKVSGRKLLLNALKHLKGSPGVRVGVINNPGGKPSEDNTVLYRAVWASLLTQKNSASAEFVHKLMKEESTKLLQQATKMKDLLIQGMDVDAFEKKFNTLEVDFIRSQQLFCQDVLKLRPGQRAVISNGRILGPFEEPEEFTEEDFHLLERITLNGSAEKVKAKVKQMGLKPKQANDLVMRVDALLSGAPKREVRREIQFVKDTHSVLQLSPRENEVFYDVVAIVDPLTREAQKISQLLIVLSQVVNMKLQVFMNCRAKLSEMPLKSFYRYVLESDVTFLANETVSPGPVARFMELPESPLLTLNMITPESWMVQAVRSPHDLDNIHLQEVNGIVAAEFELEHLLLEGHCFDLTTGQPPRGLQFTLGMSQEPLMYDTIVMANLGYFQLKANPGAWILRLREGRSEDIYQILTHDGTDSPANAGDVIVVLNSFHSKIIKVRVQKKVEKIHEDLLSETSESKGIWESIARRFYSSRGSRLQYYAVRSSLAKNLCFCSITGGGSKKDDEEKKKEHVLNVFSVASGHLYERFLRIMMLSVLRHTKTPVKFWFLKNYLSPSFKETISHMAESYGFQYELVQYKWPRWLHQQTEKQRIIWGYKILFLDVLFPLAVDKIIFVDADQIVRADLKELRDLDLEGAPYGYTPFCDSRREMEGYRFWKTGYWASHLGHRKYHISALYVVDLKKFRKIAAGDRLRGQYQALSQDPNSLSNLDQDLPNNMIHQVAIKSLPQEWLWCETWCDDVSKTTAKTIDLCNNPKTKEPKLAAAARIVPEWVQYDSEIKELLKQVPEDTTQETASSPSTHKKADNWRDEL; this is translated from the exons ATCTAAGTTTCCAGGCAGCTGCCAGAATTATGTCTCTACCAAAGTTTGATACTTTGAAAGTCATGCGAGACCTCAGCCAGAACTTTCCAAGCAAAGCCag ATCACTGACAAGAGTGGCTGTTAAGCaggaaatgagaaaagaaaTTGAGGAGAACCAAAAG tttctcaGTGAGACTTTTGGTGTTCACCCTGGAGACGGAGAGCTATTTATCAATGGAGTACACATTGATCTGGACATTCACAACCCTTTCAG CATTTTGGACATCCTCAGAGAAGAGGCCCGGGTCTTGGAGGGGCTTCATAACTTGGGGGTTAAGGGAGAAGATCGGGGCCAGCTGCTGAGGTTACCTGTGAACACCCTCGACGACAGCTACGTCTTAGACATTAGGCATCCAGCCATAATG TGGATGAATGACATCGAAAATGACCACATGTACCAGAGCTGGCCCTCCAGTGTGCAGGAGCTCCTCAGGGCCACCTTTCCCGGTGTCATCCGACAAATCAGACGCAATTTCTTCAACCTG GTGCTGTTTCTAGATCCACTGCAGGAAGAAAGTGTTGAGCTGTTGAAGCTAGCAGAGCTTTTCTACAAGCACAAGATCCCCTTGAG AATTGGATTTGTGTTTGTTGTCAACCCCAAAGATGAGATTGATGGCTTCTCAGATGCAGGAGTTggattttacagactgctgaattACGTTGCAGACGAGTATGATATATCCCAGGCTGTGATGTCTATGGTCTCG CTGTACAACAAAGTAGATGTTGGGGAGACGCTGTCTTCTGATACAATCACTGCTTACCTGAAGAGAAAGTACCCAAAAGCCAGTGCTGAAAGGATTCTGGGAGTAGACTCTGAGTATGATTATAAAAGAAAG GACGGTGCCCGTTTCTACAAAAAGAGCGGTTTGGATACTCCTCCCCTGGCGTTATTTAATGGGGTCCCGTTAAACCCAGATGAGATGGATCCAGAGGAGCTGGAGACCATAATCCTCCAGCGCATTATGGACACTACCACTGCCTTCCAGAGAGCCGTCTTTATG GGTCAGCTAAGCGAAGGCTCAGACGTAGTGGACTATTTAATGGAACAGGCCAACGTGGTTCCGAGGATGAACCCGCTCATTTTGAGCACAGACCGAAAATACATCGACTTCACGCGCACCCCAG TTGTTGATGACTGGGACGACACAACCATGTTTACTTTCTTGGACTCCAGAGACAAAACGGCTGTGGTGGCGAAGAGACTGAAATACTTCACAAATAGTG ACCCTGATGGCTTGACAGCTGTGAGCATGTGGATAGTCGGAGATTTTGAGAAGGTTTCAGGAAGGAAGCTGCTCCTCAATGCCCTGAAACATCTG AAAGGCAGTCCTGGCGTGCGCGTGGGGGTGATAAATAACCCCGGTGGAAAGCCGAGCGAGGACAACACGGTGCTGTACAGGGCTGTCTGGGCCTCTCTTCTCACCCAGAAGAATAGTGCTTCTGCAGAGTTTGTGCATAAACTAATGAAAGAGGAGAGCACCAAACTTCTGCAGCAGGCCACTAAGATGAAGGACCTACTGATACAG GGCATGGATGTAGatgcctttgaaaaaaaattcaacacCCTGGAGGTGGACTTTATCCGCAGTCAGCAACTGTTCTGTCAAGATGTACTAAAGCTGCGTCCTGGACAGCGGGCTGTGATCAGTAACGGCAGG ATCCTCGGCCCGTTTGAAGAGCCGGAAGAATTCACCGAGGAGGATTTCCACTTGCTTGAGCGGATAACTCTGAATGGTTCAGCAGAGAAGGTCAAAGCCAAAGTAAAACAGATGGGCCTGAAGCCAAAGCA ggCCAATGACTTGGTCATGAGAGTTGATGCCCTCCTTAGTGGAGCTCCCAAAAGAGAAGTCAGGAGGGAGATCCAGTTTGTGAAAGACACGCATAg TGTCCTCCAGCTCTCACCGCGTGAAAACGAAGTGTTTTATGATGTCGTGGCCATAGTCGACCCCCTCACTAGAGAGGCACAGAAGATTTCCCAGCTTCTGATT GTGCTTAGTCAAGTGGTCAACATGAAACTGCAGGTGTTTATGAATTGCAGAGCCAAGTTGTCCGAGATGCCCCTCAAGAG TTTTTACCGTTACGTCTTGGAATCTGATGTGACTTTTTTGGCCAACGAGACCGTGTCTCCAGGGCCGGTGGCCCGTTTCATGGAGCTGCCAGAATCTCCCCTCCTCACCCTGAACATGATCACGCCAGagagttggatggtgcaggccGTGCGTAGTCCCCACGACTTGGACAACATCCACTTGCAGGAG GTGAATGGGATCGTGGCAGCAGAATTTGAACTGGAGCACCTGTTGTTGGAAGGCCACTGCTTTGACCTAACAACTGGCCAGCCCCCTCGTGGACTGCAGTTCACCCTGGGCATGAGTCAGGAGCCGCTCATGTACGACACCATCGTCATGGCGAACTTG GGATATTTTCAACTGAAAGCCAACCCTGGTGCCTGGATCCTGAGATTACGGGAAGGGAGATCAGAAGACATCTATCAAATTTTGAC GCACGATGGAACTGATTCCCCAGCAAATGCGGGTGACGTCATAGTTGTGCTGAACAGTTTCCATAGTAAGATCATCAAAGTCAGA GTGCAGAAAAAGGTGGAAAAGATCCATGAAGATCTTTTAAGTGAGACTAGTGAGAGCAAAGGCATATGGGAGTCCATAGCAAG GAGATTTTACTCCTCTCGTGGATCAAGACTGCAATATTATGCTGTAAGATCTAGTCTTGCAAAAAATCTGTGCTtctgtag CATCACCGGTGGCGGCTCGAAGAAGGATgatgaagagaagaaaaaagagcacgTTCTGAACGTATTTTCTGTGGCCTCAGGTCATCTGTACGAGCGTTTTCTGAG AATAATGATGCTTTCTGTCCTCCGTCATACAAAAACCCCCGTCAAGTTCTGGTTCCTCAAGAACTACCTGTCCCCGTCTTTCAAG GAGACGATTTCACACATGGCCGAGTCGTACGGCTTCCAGTACGAGCTGGTGCAGTACAAGTGGCCGCGGTGGCTTCACCAGCAGACGGAGAAGCAGCGGATCATCTGGGGGTACAAGATCCTCTTCCTGGACGTCCTGTTCCCCCTGGCTGTGGACAAGATTATCTTTGTGGACGCTGACCAG ATAGTCCGGGCGGATCTGAAAGAGCTGAGGGACTTAGACCTGGAGGGCGCTCCTTACGGCTACACGCCGTTTTGCGACAGCCGCAGAGAGATGGAAGGCTATCGCTTCTGGAAAACCGGCTATTGGGCCTCACATCTGGGACACAGGAAATACCACATCAG TGCTCTGTACGTTGTAGACTTAAAGAAGTTCCGGAAGATCGCAGCCGGTGACAGATTACGGGGCCAGTACCAAGCCCTGAGCCAAGACCCAAACAGTCTGTCTAACCTGGACCAG GACCTTCCCAACAACATGATCCACCAGGTGGCCATCAAGTCTCTCCCTCAGGAGTGGCTGTGGTGCGAGACATGGTGCGATGATGTGTCAAAAACCACAGCTAAGACTATAGACCTG TGCAATAATCCCAAGACTAAGGAGCCCAAGCTGGCGGCCGCAGCGCGGATCGTACCCGAGTGGGTCCAATATGACAGCGAGATAAAAGAGCTGCTCAAACAAGTCCCTGAAGACACAACGCAAGAAACGGCATCCTCTCCTTCAACACATAAGAAAG CAGACAACTGGCGTGATGAACTTTAG